The Nicotiana sylvestris chromosome 6, ASM39365v2, whole genome shotgun sequence genomic sequence aagctcatgatttgtattaCCAGTCCTTgagaaatgtataagattcagataattcctttgtttaattatcttattaatattattgaaattagatagttattagttggcttacctagcggtttgggttaggtaccatcacgactagtgaattTTAGATCGTGGCAGTAAACTAATACGATAAATATCCTCATccatgtgcaaattttacaaaataaaataaaaatttttgaaataaaaaatgaagaaacGGGTATTAATTCAAAAGCATATATAGTCATGGTTACatggagagagagaaaaaaaaattcatcTTTATTCTAACTAATATGCTAATTCTTTATATTAAATATTTAACGGATGATTGTATACTTTATCTTTACCAAGACTAAACTAGGATCAGATAGCAATTAGTGGAACATACATTCAAAATTGAAACCGGCACAAAATCAAAGTTAATAGCCTTCTACcgtatagcttatatatatatatatatatatatatattaaaaagttGCTAAGAATAAAACTGTAAATACATATCGGATGAAAAAGTAGACTCAACTTCAAAAGACGGGAATGAAATTAGAGCCCCGTGGAGCAGGCAAAGTAACTATGATTTGAGCAACTCGTGTTGAtaatatattataaaataatagCAATATAAACCAAGGAATATAGATAAAACTTTTCTTCTATCAAATTATATTCAAGTCTATCTTATTGATGTCTTTTGTAGAATCAGAAACATTGTATATAAGTGTATAATTTACTTGAGAGTTATAAGATATTAAATGAGTGTAATAAATATATTCATGTATTATCCTAAATGGTTCATGAATGAGTTGTTGGACATTCACAAATTCAATGTATTCATAACATCCCTTGATTTAACTTGAGAGTATGtttgaaaaaggggaaaaaaacTTGGGAGAGTGAGAGTTCTCCATTGGGCCCAGATCTCACATAACCCGACCAGCAGATCTTTTCCCAAGCCCAAAGTAACATTAGTAAATCTTCTTGCCTCTTTTGTTCTTCGCAGACGGTCACTTTCACCTCGCTTTCTCGCTCAACCGTCGCACATAAAGACGACATACGCCAATTGTAGCTTCTGCTTTCTGTACTCTCTCTTGAAAGCAGACATGTTTTTTCACATAGTATTGGAGAGAAACATGCAGCTGCATCCTCGTCACTTTGGCCGTGACCTTCGGGAAAAGCTCGTCTCAAAACTCATGAAAGATGTCGAAGGAACTTGCAGGTTTGATTAAACCCTAATTTATTCTCAAATCAACATTATTTTTGTGCATGTTAGGGTCCAATCTTTGACATCAGGTGCGAGTGCACTGCTTTCAACTCAGAAGTCTGTATATATGAAAGGGAAAAGGGTAAAATCGACCCCTGAAATTGAGCAACTTTGGCATGGGTTAAGTTTTGGTTtaattgtcacgccccaaacctttCAAAACCTTATACATAATTTCATGTTTACCATGCCTATATTTTATACACAGTGTACCCGGAGCTTCTATGACAAGGATTATTTAAATGCAGAAATCACTAGACTCTAAGATACCCACTAGGAAAGTATCGGGTGATCCACGCCGTCCAAAAGTATCAACCCCAGCCAAACAGGGGCGGATCCAATGAGTTAGATACGGGTTCTCGTGAATCTAGTAACTTTTGTCTAGATCCGGTATTTGTAttgaaaaattcattaaatatataaGAATATTTAGCTTGGAACCCAGTTcgttattccagttattattgtatattaacttAAGATTTGTGTAGGAACCCATAAATTTAAAATTCTAGATCCGTCTTTGCAGCCAAAGAGACATAAGTACATACTGAAAAGTACTCTTATGCATCGTCAATTCCCTCACATAAAAATAGGACAAGAACATACAAAGGGAACATGAAGAGGTACTATGCAATTAAAACAGTAATCAATTTCATCAACATTTTCATAAAAAGATCCTCTTAGCAATTGAAATCATTTCATAATCCATAATAAAGTTTGAATTTGTAAAGAAACTTATAACTTTTGGTGCAGTTCATTAGTTACCAACATTTTGTTAAACCACCATGTGAACGGCATGCAGTCTGATCTCAGCCCtatcggctaagccatctcatCACAATGCCGTGTGGATCGATATTAGTTTGCTAGCAATTTCAGTTGTCCAGTCCAAGCCACGGTACAACCGTAGTATCTAATCGTCCAGTCCAAACCACGGTACGACTAGATTTCTACAACCGAAGGTGTAGTTTTGGGTGTTCGATTTACTTACCAATACCTTTTCGGCTCTCTAAAGATACTCTCAATATATCTTTATATTATTTGTCACCTCTGGCCCTTTTATAAAAGCATTGGCACTTTTGGCCCTTTCATAGTAGTTGACACCTTTGGCCCTTAAACATAATCTATAAATTAGGCTCAATAGCCACAAACATTCTCTTTTCATTTCGTAGCCATTTGCATTCATCATTTGAAAGCTATAGTCATATTCATATTCATGGAAAACTTTAACACAATGTTCCTTTTCATTTAAAACGTGAAACATTCATAATTCAGTCATTTTCATTTGAAAATCATATTGTCATGTTCATTTGAAATCTTGAAAATGCATATAGTCATAACACTTTGTGAAACATAGCATTTGCGTATTTTCATTTCAACATATATGGATAATGCATGATTACTTGTACCATACAATCATATATTTACGTTTTCGAAAAAAAAACCTAGACATGTAGATATGCGTCGAAAGACGTGGAGTTTCAGAAAAACAATGCTAGGTAAAGGTTCGGCTCAACATACCTTGGATATGCCCTTCTATTCTTTAGCGCTATCTCCAATTGTCTAAGAACAAGTTGTTCGACACAAATGATTTGTATCTACACATATGAATTAATGTTCATCAACATCATATCACAACAACGCCAATTCAATCAACTAAATGTTCAACATTTATGCTTAATTCCTAAAGATTCAAGAGAAATCCACATTTTTCCTTTGGATGTTGATTCTCGTTTTCTAACTCCAATCCGTTCATTATATGTCTTATGAATCTAGTCGCTTCATTAGAAAATCAAAACGACACAATTCAGATCAACCCATCATTATTCATCGTTTTCTCTACCCAAAAATCAATTTCCAAGACCCATAACTAGGGTTCAAACCATCCGTTTTCTCTACCCAAAAATCAATTTCCAAGACCCATAACTAGGGTTCAAACAATCTCTATTTAAGCTCCAATTTTATTCTATAAACATGTTCTATAAGCTTATTAGAACACGATATATAACAATGGAGTAGCGAGGTTACCTTTTTGTAGACAAATCTTGAAATTTCCCAACTTTGAAGATTCTTTGGGAAGATGAAGATTCTAGAAAGAATCCACATTTGGATATTAAGATTCATATTAACAAACTTAATCTATCATAAATCAACAATTTCCAGTTAAATTTTATGTTTGGAAGGAAATTTCTGGTGAAAAACCTCGCAAGGAACCATGCCTAGCTTCAAAAATGAAGGCTGACCGAGATGGCCCTTTTATAGAATTGCTTGAATGCTGCAACATTCGATCTTTTGGATGCTGCAGTATTGCCTCGATTTTTTTTCCTGGCAATAGTGTAACATTCGATTCTTGATGCTGTAACATTGCcttaaaattttctttcttctctttctcttcaTGTGATCCTCTGCCCAAGCCAATTATTTCCAAATATCATTATGCACTTCATACAATGCCTGTATAATATTTTGCTCGTCCTTGGTTAGCCTTGGCAAGAAAAACGTTATCTTAAATCGAAGTGGCGCACGTTAAAGTCTTAAAGCCTTACGAAATTTTTACTGGGCTTAATATTACCCTTGCCGCTATGAAAAAGTCCGTTTTTGCCCGTGACTCCAGACGGAGCTCAGCTCCTACCTGAGAATAATTTAGATTCATAGTCAAAAAAGTTAACGGGTAAACTGGGACCTTTTTTCTTGAAAAGTTTGACATGTGGAGTACATCCATTTACAATGGAGCAGACAATTTGCTGTCGACAAGGCATAAATGGACCAAAACTGTAATGGAGGGAAAAATTGAACAATCTAGGATAGTACATGGCCGAATTTGGACCTTTTCCGTATATGAAAGTATGTATTATTTAtatctatatacatatatatgtttaTTTATTAAACTATATACATTTGTAAATGTTGGTATACTCTCTGCACCAATTTTGCAAAGTAGTAGGGGATGCGGCACTTTTTAGCATCCATGGACTTAATTTCTCTTTTTGGTGTTCAGCTCAATATTTATGCTATATTGATTCCTGAGATATTTGGATTCTTCAGCGGTCGGCACGGTTTCATTGTGGCCATTACTGGGATTGAAAGCGTCGGTAAAGGTCTAATTCGTGATGGAACTGGTTTTGTTACTTTCCCGGTGAAGTATCAATGTGTTGTATTTCGACCTTTCAAAGGTGAGATTTTGGAAGCCGTTGTAACCATGGTTAACAAGGtaagatattttttttcttaaatgaaAGTTAGTTTAACAGATTTTTTCTCTACCTGTAGATATTTTACTATTGTGGATCAGTGCAGATGGGATTTTTTGCTGAAGCAGGGCCTGTGCAGATTTTCGTTTCAAACCATGTGAGTTGGTTCTTTATTCTAGAATGTTAAACACCGGAATATATTGCTCTCTTCGTGATTTTTGAGGTCCATTATCTTAGCTTGGCATAAAACTAGCACATATTCTGCTCTATTCACAGGTTAATTACGTGTGGCACATATTTCTTTTACAAAACATTATTGTGCTAGTTTTGTCACACAACAGTTAGAATTTGAAAGGTAAAATGGAggttctttaattttttttgtccTGTATACTTGTTTCCTTTGTGCTAATTCAGTAAAACGATTGGAGGAGTTAATAGTGAAAAGGAATCGTCTTATCAAATGGTTATTCTAATCTGAATCTCTAGTTtatagttttatttattttttatgagtAAAGGGGATCTCTAGTTAAAAGTTATCATTGAACTGGGAAGTAGCATGCCCCCTTTTGCTAATAACATGACCTATTTAAATTTGGTGATTCGAAAGGGTTCTTTTTAATGACTATTTTGATATTTAAATAATTTGAATTGAGATTGACTATTCATTAGTTTGACTCTTGTACTTTGAACTTATCACTTCTGTTGGGACAGTGGATACATGATATTGTATTCTGAACTTGTCACTTTTTGTTGGGACAGTGGATACATGATATTGTATTCTGAACTTGTCACTTTTGTTGGATGGAGAAcaaatgtgtgtatatatatgcaAATGATTATTGACCATGTATTTTGTATTGATTAAAATTTGTGCTAAGCTTTTGGAGGATACTTTCAAAGTCGATTTATCTTATCTTGAGAATAGAATGAGCAGGACATGGAGCCCAATACCTTacctttcctttccttttcttttcttttcttttcagttCAGTTGGTCATTTTAGATTGGCATGAACAGAAATACACTTGAAAGTTATTTGAAATGAATGCACAATGCTTCTCTCTATTGTAATTTGGTGGTTGTGACGCTCTTCTAGTAGTTACAGTACCAGTAGAATGATGTGGAGTCACTATGGTGTGACCTTTGTGGATTTTGGCCCATTTTCTGGAAAGTCTATGCTATTTGGCCACTATAGTTGTTTTTATTTGTGTTATGTTTCTTGCTTATTATTAATTGAGTATCTTTGTAGGTGATGTATAGGTAAAGGGTATAAAACCGCATAAGAATTATTGGAATGGAACAAATAAAGTTGGATCAAATGGATAGATGGATAGGGCTGCAGCTTCAATTGAATTATATGGAAAGAAAAAGCAACGAacttttgttcttaatttgaaTGATTCCTGATAATTAGACGTTAAAATATATTAGTGCCTCATGCAGGAAGGGTTTCATGTCCCATGCATGGATTCTCGATTTCTTTAATGAATCCTAATTATTACTCCCTCCAATGACATACTTTCCTTATTAGTacattccaaaaagaatgacatatttctatatttagaaacaatttaactttaaactcttcattttacccactttacccttaatgaaaagcttttatagccacacaaatgtcatggcctcACAAAGCTTTTGTTCCTTAAGCTTTTAGGTCCACATGTTTCTAAAGTCTTTTTTTTCCTTAAACTTTGCCAAGTCAAACTacatcatctaaattgaaacggagggaataCCATTTTCTATTTTGGAGATGTATGTGTTGAAGAGATAGTATATTGAAAAAAATAAAGGATCTGTCCTTTTCTGTCTATAATGGCCATATATATCAGGCTATTTGATGCATGTAAAAGCTTATACTTTGGCCTTTGTCTATCTCTTTTTGTGTGTGACCCTTGGCTTTCGTGCAGTTGATACCAGATGACATGGAGTTTCAGTCAGGAGATGTACCAAATTATACAACTTCCGATGGCTCCGTATGAAAATTTTCATGCTTCACCAAGCTTTCTCTTCCTTTTAAGAAATTTTCAGCCTGTGATGTTTAAGTGATTTGATTAATTCATCTTTTTCAGGTCAAAATTCAGAAGGAGAGTGAAGTTAGATTGAAGATCATTGGAACTCGTGTTGATGCCACAGAAATTGTATGTTATTGACTTGCCTTATAACCTTGTGAAATTTCAGAAATCTTGAGTGATGCCCTGAAATTCTGGTTCATCTCTGTGTATATAAAGATGGcccattctattttttttttgggaggAAGGGGGCGGGAATCACTGCCTGCGAGATTTAAAATTCTCAAGATGATCCTATTGGTTTTGACAAATGGCTGTTACAGTCTATGACACTGCTAGTTTTTTAATATCGACTAATCGACTATCGAGTCATGACCTCTTTTCTTGTATTCTATTATTGTAAGATTTCTACTGCTACATAATGTTCCTTTCGCTTCATTTTCTTATTATCTTGCCGTTGTTATGCTTGTTACTCATGACCAATAGTCCCAAACAAAATAAGGCATCACACTGTTGAGATACAATGTATAAGACTTTTAGCATGTCTGCATGTGTACATTACATTTACTCATTAAGGGTATCTAGATGCCAAACTGTGTTCTGATTAGTTATGTGACTGAATCACTAGCTCTTGAGACCAAGAGAACTGTGCAGGTTGGGGTTCTTCCAAGAAATGGAGCATATATGGATAGCgtgaaaaaatattttcattacgATTGTTATCAAAGTAACAAGAATGCTGCTGATATAATCAATGCACAAAAGTGAAACTTGACACCAGAATGAGGGAACCTTACATGAAGAATTAAGAACATAATAACTTCAAGCGAAAACAAGGACTTATGCGAGTTATACATTTGCTTGTGTTACGTCATACATGGACATTTGTTGCCTCCCTCATATCTGTTGGTTTTCCCATCTCTTTTGCAGTTCTGCATCGGTACAATAAAGGATGATTTCCTTGGTGTGATCAGTGATCCTGGCGCAAATGCTTGATATGCAGCCCTTTTGTCTTACCTTGTAAGTTTATGTTCAAGCGGTAAGCTATAACTTGCGATGCTGATTCCTGTACAAGCGTTTAGGAGAGATGATGTTTGTGGCTTAATTATTTTATTGGAAGCTTCATGtaatttattgtttaaatctttaaaaaaattcataGCTACTGGCTAAAGTATGTCGCCCAATGCTCGGAATTGATTTTAAGTTTGTTCGGTTAAAGTATATTGCCTAAAATTGGTTTTAGTTTGTTCAGAAATTTTCCCTAGCTTCTTGGCCAGTTTTTGCTGTATTGTATAGATTCAGAGTTTGTTCAGTCGTTTATTTCTACTTATGGAGTATATCATTCTACACTGAATTCTTCTATACTATTATCTTCCATATCGCTTGATCTAATTAATCAAATGATTTATTTTCTTCTATAGCATTTGTATTTGCAACTCTTGATGAACTGATGCAAGCTGTTGCTTAGAGTGGGAAGAAGTACTATGTATTCCAAGTGCTTATGTTGAAGACTGCAAGATCTTGTTACAGAGTAGCAAAGCCGTGGTGTAACGTTTTCTTCAGCTGTGCTTATTATCTGGCGGATCAACGTAATCATATGCACTAATTTTCTTTGTCGACCTGCAGTATGTAATAATTTGATATTCAAATGGCTGAGGCAATATGTTTTGCTGGATGAGATTGGATTGTCTCACCTTTTATAATAACCTTGTGTGGGCACTTTCAAATCATTTTGCACAAGTATGTGCTTGAAACCAGCATTTCTGTAGATTATTGCCATAATTTTCTCTCTGGGAACAAATGTACAACTTGCTATTGTGTAGGTACGTGCTGTTGTTTTATTCCATTTGACATTATAACAAATTGACAAGCAAAAGTTTGGGGCGAGGGATTAAGGAGAAATTGTCCTGCAGGCCCAGTCTCTGATTACGTATTAACTTTCTATTCTATATGTTACCATTTTAGGCATCATTTTACATTGAACTTTGACTTACATATTATACAAAATTATgatagaaaaaataattaaaaaccaaaacagaaGAAGTTAAAAACATCATATCAAAACTTAATTTTGATTATTTAgatatatttgattttttttttttagaaatttcaGAAAATTGTATATACAAGTAAAGTGATACTTTTTGGATCCCGTTTATGCTATTATATATTTGAAGAGTGAAACAGATCATTCTTTAATAATCGAGTTTCAACTACTTTTGAACATTTTTTTATCGAAGGATTTTATTGTTCACGCAAAAAGGTTTTTATTATTGATACGTTATTGTCAATTTTTAAATAGGTAGTTTTGTTTATAAAAACATTTGAAGAAGTGATTTTGCAGTTCCATAAATAATATAGTGTTTTTGTCCGTCGTGACTCGCGAGCTCCATTATTCCTTTTTGGGAAAGAAGCAATCATTTAGTAGAATACTTCATCCGGTTCACAATAATTGATCAATTTGCTTTTAATACGCtcaataagaaaatactaaattttatacaaaaatacctactatgactaaactacccctaattaaacatttaatgtaaggagtaagaaaactttttagggatatgtacataggggttattttgtaaaaacaaattgaattctttcttgattacataactggacacttattttgaatcaaaataaaaaagcaaattggtcacttattgtgaaccggagggagtaatacTTATAAAAGTTTTTCAGTTAttctaaaattataaaaaaaaatgctacctctgtcttatttttcaattGCGCCTAAAGGTATGACTTGGGGTCTGTTTTGAAATTGGTTTAATTATTATGATAGTAATTACACAACCTAGTAATTATACAGTTGTGTAATTACGACGACCTGTTTGTTTGTCATAGTCGTTACAATGTAATTACAAGTTTACTGTTTGGTTGCACAAGTGTATTTACACagttaaattaattttaaattaagtaatttatcaaaacttaaaatttaatataataaatatacgcctataattttttataagtataaatgatattatatttgATATTGAAGATGTGTATCTTTtcgtgaatatacattaattaataatcatatatttataactaatattgtaaaaataatttatatatatatttcaaattaataatatttagtttAGATACTTACAAAACTAAAACTATACGTTTTGTAAAAATAGTATGGAATTCATGTTTGATAAaattagataatattattaaatatattgtcataacattattcaaatgtttgacaaaactaatctatcaattctaactAAAAAAATGAACAACATACAATATGAGCCAATACTGCTAAAACAAGTAAATTGGAATCATGAatataacacaatttcaaaattcaaaaaataaaaataaattagtttaacatatgtcaaattccaacataataataaGAAGTT encodes the following:
- the LOC104232520 gene encoding DNA-directed RNA polymerase II subunit RPB7; amino-acid sequence: MFFHIVLERNMQLHPRHFGRDLREKLVSKLMKDVEGTCSGRHGFIVAITGIESVGKGLIRDGTGFVTFPVKYQCVVFRPFKGEILEAVVTMVNKMGFFAEAGPVQIFVSNHLIPDDMEFQSGDVPNYTTSDGSVKIQKESEVRLKIIGTRVDATEIFCIGTIKDDFLGVISDPGANA